The Thermanaerovibrio acidaminovorans DSM 6589 genome contains a region encoding:
- a CDS encoding response regulator has product MASGAGFQVASFEDFASMVASMGPQAPVALFLSLEDAKPDEISNVIQAIRNAQGGEQSKILALHNDWEKMKVRMTARSAGCTDVLPMPPTEDQFRQALGMPPLSGPGKDAAPQPSPVQGAAGTDPSAQQAKTVLVVDDASIIRTGLKYILTEMGIKVLEASNGNEAYNIFLSSPPDMLITDLIMPGMDGFALMSRFRGNPATSKRPIIVVSSYGDKPRLVKALRSGANDFIVKPFRPEVVKDKVRRHLKLS; this is encoded by the coding sequence ATGGCCTCCGGGGCGGGCTTCCAGGTGGCGTCCTTTGAGGACTTCGCATCCATGGTGGCCTCCATGGGGCCCCAGGCCCCCGTGGCCCTATTTCTGTCCCTTGAGGATGCCAAGCCGGACGAGATATCCAACGTCATCCAGGCCATCCGAAACGCCCAAGGGGGGGAACAGTCCAAGATCCTGGCGCTACACAACGACTGGGAGAAGATGAAGGTCCGGATGACCGCCAGGTCCGCCGGATGCACCGACGTGCTCCCCATGCCTCCCACCGAGGACCAGTTCAGACAGGCCCTTGGCATGCCTCCGCTCAGCGGCCCCGGCAAGGACGCTGCGCCTCAGCCATCACCGGTTCAGGGGGCGGCGGGAACGGATCCATCGGCCCAACAGGCCAAGACAGTGCTCGTGGTGGACGATGCGTCCATAATCCGGACTGGACTCAAGTACATCCTCACCGAGATGGGGATAAAGGTTTTGGAGGCGTCCAACGGTAACGAGGCATACAACATCTTCCTCTCCAGCCCACCGGACATGCTGATCACGGATCTAATAATGCCCGGCATGGACGGCTTCGCCCTAATGAGCCGCTTCAGGGGAAACCCTGCCACCTCGAAGCGACCCATAATCGTGGTATCCAGCTACGGAGACAAGCCAAGGCTAGTTAAGGCATTGCGGTCCGGGGCCAACGACTTCATCGTAAAGCCCTTCCGTCCCGAGGTGGTCAAGGACAAGGTGAGAAGACACCTTAAGCTGTCGTGA
- a CDS encoding Fur family transcriptional regulator: protein MWTTEQGIDRLREAGCKITSQRIAIVRALEGRKDHPSAETIYGEVLRLHPSMSIATIYGTLKMMAKVNLVKVLSIDDRRVYFDPNTNNHGHYLCEKCGRLFDLDHIDASDLKTIRLSPDDHSSVLRFELFAYGICSSCQAGEKLKERYLG from the coding sequence ATGTGGACCACGGAACAGGGGATAGATCGCTTAAGGGAGGCGGGCTGTAAGATCACCAGCCAGAGGATAGCCATAGTGAGAGCCCTGGAGGGCCGCAAAGACCACCCCTCCGCGGAGACCATCTATGGTGAGGTCCTGAGGCTACACCCCTCCATGTCCATAGCCACCATATACGGCACCCTTAAGATGATGGCAAAGGTCAACCTCGTAAAGGTGCTATCCATCGACGACCGGAGGGTCTACTTCGATCCCAACACGAATAACCACGGTCACTACCTCTGCGAGAAATGCGGCCGACTGTTCGACCTGGACCACATAGACGCAAGCGACCTCAAGACCATCAGGCTCTCCCCCGACGACCATTCTTCGGTCCTCCGGTTCGAGCTGTTCGCCTACGGCATCTGCTCTTCCTGCCAAGCGGGGGAAAAACTAAAAGAAAGGTACCTGGGTTAA
- a CDS encoding arsenate reductase ArsC, translated as MDRIRVLFLCGRNTARSQMGEAFLRALGGDRFDAWSAGLEAGEGVHPLVQEVMREVGIDMSSHYSKSALDLLEKGMEFDVVVAVCDAAVAGRCPDYPGVSRRLHWPFPDPAAAEGSLEERLEQTRRVRDMIRRAVEEFIGEYA; from the coding sequence ATGGACAGGATAAGGGTGCTGTTCCTGTGCGGGAGGAACACTGCTAGAAGCCAAATGGGGGAGGCCTTCCTTAGGGCCCTGGGCGGGGATAGGTTTGATGCCTGGAGCGCTGGACTCGAGGCGGGGGAGGGGGTACATCCCCTTGTCCAGGAGGTCATGCGGGAGGTCGGGATAGACATGTCGTCCCACTATTCCAAGTCCGCCCTGGATCTCTTGGAGAAGGGCATGGAGTTTGACGTGGTGGTGGCGGTGTGTGATGCCGCCGTGGCGGGCCGATGCCCCGACTATCCCGGGGTGTCTAGGCGTCTTCACTGGCCCTTCCCGGATCCAGCCGCAGCGGAGGGGTCCCTGGAGGAGAGGTTGGAGCAGACCAGAAGGGTTAGGGACATGATCCGAAGGGCGGTGGAGGAGTTCATAGGGGAGTACGCCTAA
- the tilS gene encoding tRNA lysidine(34) synthetase TilS: MDFNPFLEGLSAPLKDRLTWAGKTQGWWTSPKMVVAVSGGGDSVALALLLKRFWPGEQVWGHVDHGIRETSGRDADFVSALAESWGIRCHVGRFHVPTDRIKGESMEMAARRVRHAFLEDLASRLGAGFIATAHTVDDQAETVMLNLLRGTGLWGLAGIPQRRGPWVRPVIAMRRWELRRYLEESSVSWVEDETNLCCDYRRNQVRLELIPQVERAFNPRFSERLFFLSLESAARRRQVEERRGAILPWLKRRLHPAPVCWDRKRASAVRGDDLLEALRAQGEELGLPSLDRIRIQEMVRKIRDKGPFRCPWKGGWWVVGDRAVVAFLREPLEVMDRWQVDLAPLVSGRVERVFVPWGDWDVTFKMGAFDAQSLVTMGHRGFPLMLDPSSPRAILESAGEDAPLVPGPLRGLIPKALTSLGTFAPGLESHCPPGRCVIIAKVFLKPTSRGDTCEVRDRFHPGSGGSDKG, translated from the coding sequence TTGGACTTTAATCCCTTTCTGGAGGGCCTAAGCGCCCCTCTGAAGGACAGGCTTACCTGGGCGGGCAAGACCCAGGGTTGGTGGACCTCCCCCAAGATGGTGGTGGCCGTCTCCGGTGGTGGTGACTCGGTGGCCCTGGCGCTGCTCCTCAAGCGATTCTGGCCCGGGGAGCAGGTTTGGGGGCACGTGGATCACGGTATAAGGGAGACCTCCGGCAGGGATGCGGATTTCGTCTCCGCCTTGGCGGAGTCCTGGGGGATCCGGTGCCATGTGGGCAGGTTCCACGTGCCCACCGATAGGATAAAGGGGGAGTCCATGGAGATGGCGGCCCGGCGGGTTCGCCATGCCTTCCTTGAGGACCTGGCATCTCGCTTGGGCGCGGGCTTCATCGCTACCGCCCACACGGTGGACGACCAGGCGGAGACGGTCATGCTTAACCTGCTTAGAGGTACCGGCCTCTGGGGACTCGCGGGTATCCCCCAGCGCCGCGGCCCCTGGGTGAGGCCCGTGATAGCCATGAGGCGTTGGGAGCTCCGGCGTTATCTTGAGGAGAGCTCGGTGTCCTGGGTGGAGGATGAGACCAACCTTTGCTGTGACTACAGGAGAAACCAGGTCAGGCTCGAGCTGATTCCCCAGGTGGAGAGGGCCTTCAACCCCCGGTTCTCCGAGAGGCTATTCTTCCTCTCCCTGGAGTCCGCCGCTAGGCGTCGTCAGGTGGAGGAGCGAAGGGGGGCCATCCTGCCTTGGCTTAAAAGGCGCCTCCATCCTGCCCCGGTCTGCTGGGACAGGAAAAGGGCCTCCGCGGTCCGTGGGGACGACCTGCTGGAGGCCTTGAGGGCCCAGGGGGAGGAGCTGGGACTCCCCAGCCTGGACCGGATCAGGATCCAGGAGATGGTTCGGAAGATCCGAGACAAGGGACCGTTCCGTTGTCCCTGGAAGGGGGGCTGGTGGGTGGTCGGGGACAGGGCCGTGGTGGCCTTCCTCCGGGAGCCCCTGGAGGTGATGGATCGCTGGCAGGTTGACCTGGCCCCCCTGGTATCCGGGCGGGTCGAGCGGGTCTTCGTTCCCTGGGGGGATTGGGACGTGACCTTCAAGATGGGGGCCTTCGATGCCCAGTCCCTGGTGACTATGGGACATCGGGGGTTCCCTCTGATGTTGGATCCGTCCAGCCCCAGGGCCATCCTGGAATCTGCGGGGGAGGATGCTCCCCTGGTGCCGGGTCCCCTTCGGGGGCTTATCCCCAAGGCGCTAACCTCGCTTGGCACCTTCGCGCCGGGGCTTGAGTCCCATTGTCCTCCGGGAAGGTGTGTTATCATAGCTAAGGTGTTCCTCAAGCCTACTTCCAGGGGTGATACTTGTGAGGTACGAGATAGATTCCATCCTGGTTCGGGAGGATCAGATAAGGGATAG
- the hpt gene encoding hypoxanthine phosphoribosyltransferase, whose translation MRYEIDSILVREDQIRDRVSVIGRDISELYRGKSLVMVGILKGAVMFLSDLARAVDKDVDVSFDFMSVSSYGKSTESSGVVRIVKDLDSDIRGKDVLIVEDIVDSGLTLSYLLQVLNHREPASLSVCALLDKPERRKVQVPINFRGFVIPDAFVVGYGLDAGGRWRHLPSIWSVRPVQD comes from the coding sequence GTGAGGTACGAGATAGATTCCATCCTGGTTCGGGAGGATCAGATAAGGGATAGAGTGTCGGTAATTGGCAGGGATATAAGCGAGCTTTACCGCGGGAAGTCTCTGGTGATGGTGGGGATCCTGAAGGGGGCGGTGATGTTCCTGTCGGACCTGGCCAGGGCGGTGGACAAGGACGTGGACGTCTCCTTCGATTTCATGTCCGTCTCCTCCTACGGCAAGTCCACCGAGTCCAGCGGGGTGGTCCGGATAGTCAAGGATCTGGACTCCGACATAAGAGGCAAGGACGTGCTGATAGTGGAGGACATTGTGGACAGCGGGCTAACCCTCTCGTATCTACTGCAGGTGCTCAATCACCGGGAGCCGGCCAGCCTCTCGGTCTGTGCCCTGCTCGATAAGCCCGAGAGAAGAAAGGTTCAGGTTCCCATAAACTTCAGGGGGTTCGTCATCCCCGATGCATTCGTGGTGGGTTACGGGCTGGACGCGGGGGGCCGATGGCGGCACCTGCCCAGCATATGGTCCGTAAGACCCGTCCAGGATTGA
- the ftsH gene encoding ATP-dependent zinc metalloprotease FtsH, whose product MGKIAKNLGLYLVLIVLVVSLVNVFLSPNGGTKQPDVVPYSDFVKAVDAGLVRKVTIDEVGIKGVAKDGREFRTYSLNNGELAQRLADKGVEVEVMPPQRTPWWANLMSSLFPTLILIGAWIFILYNMQGGGSKVMSFAKSKAKLFLDNRPKVTFTDVAGCDEAKEELKEVVEFLKDPGRFARLGAKVPRGVLLLGAPGTGKTLLARAVAGEADVPFFSISGSDFVEMFVGVGAARVRDLFEQARRYQPCIIFIDEIDAVGRHRGAGLGGGHDEREQTLNQLLVEMDGFEAGSGIILIAATNRPDILDPALLRPGRFDRHIVVDRPDVNGRLAILKVHVRDKRLDDTVNLDVIARRTPGFVGADLANLVNEAALLAGRRGKDVLSMAEFEEAIDRVIAGPERKSRVISKKEREIIAYHESGHALVAKMLPGCDPVHKISIIPRGHKALGYTLQLPEEDRFLISKEELLQRISVLLGGRVAESIVFGDVTTGAQNDLERATQLARQMVTEFGMSEKLGPVTLGRKQHEVFLGKDIVEDRNYSEEVAFAIDQEVRRIVDQCYDKAREILETNRAKLESVARLLLEREVIEAEELEELLNGGPSFSQRGDVAPQGEAEVDVPGSLPSPEMEPA is encoded by the coding sequence TTGGGTAAGATAGCCAAAAACTTGGGGTTGTACCTGGTGCTGATCGTCCTGGTGGTTAGCCTGGTCAACGTGTTTCTCTCCCCCAACGGGGGGACCAAGCAGCCCGACGTGGTTCCCTACAGCGACTTCGTGAAGGCGGTGGACGCCGGTCTGGTCAGGAAGGTGACCATAGACGAGGTGGGCATAAAGGGCGTTGCGAAGGACGGGCGGGAGTTCAGGACCTACTCGTTGAACAACGGGGAGCTAGCTCAGCGGCTGGCGGATAAGGGGGTTGAGGTGGAGGTCATGCCCCCCCAGCGGACCCCCTGGTGGGCCAACCTGATGTCGTCCCTTTTCCCCACCTTGATACTGATAGGTGCTTGGATATTCATCCTGTACAACATGCAGGGCGGGGGTAGTAAGGTGATGAGCTTTGCCAAGAGCAAGGCCAAGCTCTTCCTGGATAACCGGCCGAAGGTGACCTTCACCGACGTGGCGGGTTGCGACGAGGCCAAGGAGGAGCTCAAGGAAGTGGTGGAGTTCCTCAAGGACCCCGGCCGGTTTGCCCGTCTTGGCGCCAAGGTTCCCCGGGGGGTGTTGTTGCTTGGTGCCCCGGGCACCGGCAAGACCCTTCTTGCCCGGGCGGTGGCGGGGGAGGCGGACGTGCCCTTTTTCAGCATAAGCGGATCCGATTTCGTTGAGATGTTTGTGGGCGTTGGAGCCGCCCGGGTCCGGGACCTCTTCGAACAGGCCCGGCGATACCAACCCTGCATCATATTCATAGACGAGATCGACGCGGTGGGTCGTCACCGAGGGGCTGGCCTTGGGGGCGGACACGACGAGAGGGAGCAGACGCTGAACCAGCTTTTGGTGGAGATGGATGGCTTCGAGGCGGGAAGCGGCATAATCCTCATCGCCGCCACCAACCGTCCCGACATCCTGGACCCGGCCCTTTTAAGGCCCGGCAGGTTCGATCGTCACATAGTGGTGGATCGTCCGGATGTGAACGGCAGGCTGGCGATCCTAAAGGTCCACGTGAGGGACAAGAGGCTTGACGACACGGTGAACCTGGACGTTATAGCCCGGAGGACCCCGGGGTTTGTGGGGGCGGATCTGGCTAACTTAGTCAACGAGGCGGCGCTCCTGGCAGGAAGGAGGGGCAAGGACGTGCTCTCCATGGCGGAGTTCGAGGAGGCCATAGATAGGGTCATAGCGGGTCCCGAGAGAAAGTCCCGGGTCATAAGCAAGAAGGAGAGGGAGATAATCGCTTACCACGAGTCTGGACATGCGTTGGTGGCAAAGATGCTCCCCGGCTGCGACCCGGTTCACAAAATATCTATAATACCAAGGGGGCACAAGGCCCTTGGATACACCCTCCAGCTCCCCGAGGAGGACCGCTTCCTCATATCCAAGGAGGAACTGTTGCAGCGCATTTCGGTCCTCTTGGGTGGAAGGGTGGCGGAGTCCATAGTGTTTGGGGACGTTACCACCGGTGCCCAGAACGACCTGGAGAGGGCCACCCAACTGGCCAGGCAGATGGTGACCGAGTTCGGTATGAGCGAGAAGCTGGGGCCAGTGACATTGGGCAGGAAGCAACACGAGGTGTTCCTGGGGAAGGACATCGTGGAGGACAGGAACTACAGCGAGGAGGTGGCCTTCGCCATAGACCAGGAGGTGCGCCGCATCGTTGATCAATGCTACGACAAGGCCCGGGAGATCCTGGAGACCAACAGGGCCAAGCTGGAGAGCGTTGCGAGGCTCCTCCTGGAGAGGGAGGTAATCGAGGCGGAGGAGCTGGAGGAACTCCTCAACGGAGGTCCCTCCTTCTCCCAGAGGGGGGATGTGGCTCCCCAGGGGGAGGCCGAAGTGGATGTCCCCGGCAGCCTGCCCTCCCCGGAAATGGAACCCGCCTGA
- the uvrB gene encoding excinuclease ABC subunit UvrB yields the protein MDRFVLNSPWPPAGDQPRAIEELVEGVRSGLSRQTLLGVTGSGKTYTMANVIEALQRPTLVLAHNKTLAAQLYSEFKEFFPKNSVQYFVSYYDYYQPEAYLPAQDVYIEKDASINEKIEKLRLSATKALIERRDVIVVASVSCIYGLGKKKNYEDAIFRFKVGDSFDRRSFLSKLVDNFYGRNDMAFEPGTFRVRGDTVDIYPSYSDTALRVVFFDDQIEQVLEMDPVSGRILDRRSDGAVFPAQHYVTDKDRMGQAIRAIENELEERLGDLMSRGKLLEAQRLESRTRYDMEMLSEVGYCSGIENYSRHLEGRAPGEPPGTLMDFLPEDYLLFIDESHITIPQVRGMYNGDRARKEILVEHGFRLPSCLDNRPLRFDEFEEHMRTVIFVSATPGDYEMATSQRVVEQIIRPTGVLDPMVEVRPARTQVEDLIGELRAEQDRGMRSLVTTLTKRSSEDLAQYLEGMGIKVKYIHGDLDAFERAELLKDLRSGVFSTLVGVNLLREGIDLPEVSLVAILEADREGYLRSARSLIQMIGRAARNMAGRVILYGDQVTDSMRVAMEETLRRRRIQEEYNRRMGIEPRSISKAVRSLLPQELVSEPSSARGREDREVSVDLDQLEEMMWRAVERLEFEEAARIRDRIASLRRGEEVGELHSNKRGKAAQPSRRRR from the coding sequence TTGGATAGGTTCGTTCTTAATAGCCCTTGGCCCCCGGCGGGGGACCAACCCAGGGCGATAGAGGAGCTGGTGGAGGGGGTTCGATCCGGTCTCTCCCGACAGACCCTGCTGGGCGTCACCGGAAGCGGCAAGACCTATACCATGGCTAACGTTATAGAGGCGCTACAGCGGCCCACCCTGGTGCTGGCCCACAACAAGACCTTGGCGGCCCAGCTCTACTCGGAGTTCAAGGAGTTCTTCCCCAAAAACTCCGTCCAGTACTTTGTGAGCTACTACGACTACTACCAACCGGAGGCGTACCTGCCAGCCCAGGACGTATACATTGAGAAGGATGCCTCCATAAACGAGAAGATAGAGAAGCTACGGCTGTCCGCCACCAAGGCCCTCATCGAGAGGAGGGACGTGATAGTTGTGGCCAGCGTGTCATGCATATACGGCCTCGGCAAGAAGAAGAACTACGAGGATGCCATCTTCCGGTTCAAGGTGGGGGACAGCTTCGACCGTAGGTCCTTCCTGTCCAAGCTGGTGGACAACTTTTACGGCAGGAACGATATGGCCTTCGAGCCCGGCACCTTCCGGGTCAGGGGTGACACGGTGGACATATATCCGTCCTACAGCGACACCGCCCTTAGGGTGGTCTTCTTCGACGATCAGATCGAGCAGGTACTGGAGATGGATCCGGTCAGCGGCAGGATACTGGATCGTCGATCGGATGGGGCGGTGTTTCCCGCCCAACACTATGTGACCGACAAGGATAGGATGGGGCAGGCCATCCGAGCCATAGAGAACGAGCTCGAGGAGAGGCTTGGGGATCTGATGTCCAGGGGTAAACTTCTGGAGGCCCAGCGGCTTGAGTCCAGGACCCGGTACGACATGGAGATGCTGTCCGAGGTTGGGTACTGCTCCGGCATCGAGAACTACTCAAGGCACCTGGAGGGTAGGGCCCCCGGAGAGCCGCCCGGCACCTTGATGGACTTCCTGCCGGAGGACTACCTGCTCTTCATAGACGAGTCCCACATAACCATACCCCAGGTGAGGGGGATGTACAACGGAGACCGGGCCAGGAAGGAGATCCTGGTGGAGCACGGTTTTCGCCTGCCATCCTGCCTCGATAACCGGCCCCTGAGGTTCGACGAGTTCGAGGAGCACATGCGGACCGTCATATTCGTCTCCGCCACCCCCGGGGACTATGAGATGGCCACCAGCCAGCGGGTGGTGGAGCAGATAATCCGCCCCACCGGGGTCCTGGACCCCATGGTGGAGGTTAGGCCTGCCAGGACCCAGGTGGAGGACCTGATAGGGGAGCTCCGGGCGGAGCAGGATCGGGGAATGAGGTCCCTGGTGACCACCCTGACCAAGAGGTCCTCCGAGGACCTGGCCCAGTATCTGGAGGGCATGGGCATCAAGGTCAAGTACATCCACGGGGACCTCGATGCTTTCGAGCGGGCGGAGTTGCTCAAGGACCTTAGATCCGGCGTCTTCTCGACCCTTGTGGGGGTCAACCTCCTCCGGGAGGGTATAGACCTGCCGGAGGTGTCCCTGGTGGCCATTTTGGAGGCCGACAGGGAGGGCTACCTCCGCTCCGCCCGGTCCCTCATCCAGATGATAGGCCGGGCGGCCAGGAACATGGCGGGGCGGGTGATCCTCTACGGGGACCAGGTGACGGACAGCATGAGGGTGGCCATGGAGGAGACATTGAGACGTCGTAGGATCCAGGAGGAGTACAACCGCCGGATGGGCATAGAGCCCAGGTCCATCTCCAAGGCGGTCCGCTCCCTTCTGCCTCAGGAGCTTGTATCGGAGCCCTCCTCCGCCAGGGGCCGGGAGGATCGGGAGGTCTCAGTGGACCTGGATCAGCTGGAGGAGATGATGTGGCGGGCGGTGGAGAGGCTGGAGTTCGAGGAGGCCGCCCGGATAAGGGATCGAATAGCATCGTTGAGGAGAGGGGAAGAGGTTGGAGAACTTCATTCGAATAAGAGGGGCAAGGCAGCACAACCTTCGCGGCGTAGACGCTGA